The Jatrophihabitans endophyticus genome includes the window CGGCTGCGGTCGGTGCTGGCGCGCACGGCGCCCGCGCTCGTGGTGGTCGACGGCGGGACGGCGGAGCGGGTCCGGGCCGTGCCGGGCCTGTCGGTGGTCACCGCGGCCGAGCTGGTGCACGAGCCCGCCGCCGACGGCGGCCCGGCCGCGGCCGGCGACCCGGCGGACCCGGCCGGCGACTCGGTGGCCATCACGCTGTTCACGAGCGGCACGACGGGGGAGCCGAAGAGCGTGCTGCTGCGCCACCGCAACCTGTTCTCCTACATCGTCGGGACGGTCGAGCTCGCTGCGGCGGGGGAGGACGAGGCGGCTCTGGTGAGCGTGCCCCCGTACCACATCGCCGGTCTCGCGGCGATCCTGTCCAACGTCTATCTCGGCCGCCGGATCGTCTACCTGCCGCAGTTCGATCCCGCGGCCTGGGTCGAGAGCGCGGCGCGGGAGCGGGTCACGCACGCGATGATCGTCCCGACCATGCTGGGCCGCATCCTCGACGTCGTCGAGGCCGGCGACGCCGACCTCGGGGCGCTGCGTCACCTGTCCTACGGCGGTGGCCGGATGCCGATCGCGACCATCGAGCGGGCGATGCGGTTGCTGCCCGGCGTCGACTTCGTCAACGCCTACGGGCTGACCGAGACCAGCTCGACCGTCGCCCTGCTCACCCCGCAGGACCACCGCGACGCGCTGGCCGGCGACGACCCCGCGGTCGCGGCCCGCCTCGGGTCGGTCGGCCGCGCCACGCCGGGTGTCCAGGTCGAGGTGCGCGACGCCGACGGCGCGGTGCTGCCCGCCGGCGAGATCGGCGAGATCCACGTGCGCGGCGAGCAGGTCGCGGGGGAGTACGAGGGCCGCCTCGCGCTCGACGCCGACGGCTGGTTCGCCACCAACGACCTCGGCCGACTCGACGAGGCCGGCTTCCTGTTCCTGGAGGGACGCGCCGACGACGTCATCGTGCGCGGGGGCGAGAACCTGTCACCCGGCGAGATCGAGGATGTGCTGCTCACCCATCCGGCCGTTGCCGAGGCAGCGGTGATCGGGGTCCCCGACGAGGAGTGGGGCGAGAGCCCCGCCGCGTTCGTGGTCCTCGAACCCGGGCGGACGGCCGACGCCGACGAGCTGCGGGCCTGGGTCCGTGGGCAGCTGCGCTCGTCGCGCATGCCGTCGCTGGTGGTCGAGCGCGAGGCGCTGCCCTACAGCGAGACGGGCAAGCTGCTGCGACGCGTGCTGCGGGCCGAGGCCGCCGCCCCGACGAGCCGCTGACGAGCCGCGCGCCGACGCGGGCCACCGGGGTCCGGTCAGTGCGCGGTCCAGCCGCCGTCGACCACCACCGTCTGCCCGGTGACGTAACTGCTCGCCTCGCTGGCGAGGAACAGCAGCGCGCCGTCGAAGTCCGCCGGCTGGCCGTGGCGCGGGATGAGGGTGTTGCGCAGGATCCAGTCCTGGATCTTCTCGTGGTGGATGACGCCGCCGGTCATCTCGCTCTCGAAGAAGCCGGGCGCCAGGCAGTTGGCCCGGATGCCGTGACGGGCCCACTGGGCCGCCCATTCGCGGGTGATCGCCTCCATGCCGCCCTTGGACGCGGCGTACACGGCCTGCGGGAAGCGGGCGATGCCGGCCCGCGCCGCGATCGAGGTGACGTTCACGATCACGCCTGCCCCCCGGTCGCGCCAGGTCGGGAAGAGCTCCTGCACGATGCGGATCGGGCTGACCAGGTTGACGTTGAGGGTGGCGGTGATGTCGTCCACCGACTCGTCCTCGGCGCGGACGCCACCGGCGATGAAGGCGGCGTTGTTCACGACGACGTCGATGTCGCCGACGGCGTCGACGGCCCGTGCCACCAGTCCGGGCACAGCGGCGACGTCGCCGAGATCGCCGGGGACGGCGACGCAGCCCGGCGTCCCGCCTGCGACCTCGGCCAGCAGCTCGGCGCGCCGGCCCACCAGCGCCACCCGGGCGCCGGCCTCGCCGAGCGTCTGCGCGAACCGGCGGCCCAGGCCGGCGGTCGCCCCCGTGAGCAGGACGGACCTGCCGGCCAGGGAGAAGAGGTCCGTGCTGCTCATCGCGACTCCGTGTCGGCTGCGGGGCGCGGTGGCCCGGGTGTCGAGAGCTCGGGACGCTCGCTCTCTTTTCTGTATAAAGATAGTATTCCTTCGGCCGCTCGTGCGAGAGGCCGTCGAACCAGGACGGAGCCAACGGTGAGCTCGGATTCGCAGTACGACACGATCCTCGTCGACGACCGGGACGACGGGGTCACCGTGGTCACCCTGAACCGTCCGGACAGGCTGAACGCGTTCGACACCGCGATGCGGGCGGACTTCCGCCGGCTGTGGGCCCGGGTCCGGGACGACGTCGACGTGCGTGCCGTGGTCCTGCGCGCCGCCGGGGAGCGGGCCTTCTCGACCGGGCTCGACGTCACCGAGCGCACGACGGACAACGACAGCCCGTGGGTCGACGTCACCGCGCCGTTCGCCGAGACCGAGGACCCCGGCCACGATCTGTCACCGAAGCGCAACCAGGTGTGGAAGCCGGTCGTGGCCGCGGTGAGGGGCATGTGCGCCGGCGGCGCGTTCTACTGGATCGCCGAGTGCGACATCGTGATCTGCTCGCCGGACGCCACGTTCTTCGACCCGCACGTCACCTACGGCATGGTCGCCGCCCTCGAGCCCATCGCGCTGTCCTACCGCATGCACATGTCCGACGTCCTGCGCATGTCACTGCTGGGTCTGCACGAACGGCTGTCGGCCGAGACCGCGCGCAGCAGCGGCCTCGTGAGCGAGGTGGTCGCGGCCGACGAGCTCGACGCGCGGGCCCTGCAGCTCGCGTCGGCCATCGCCTCGCAGCCGGCCGCGGCGGTCGAGGGCACGGTCAAGGCGATCTGGCAGTCGATGGACGCCGCACGGAACCAGGCGCTGTCCACGGCGCTGCTGTACACGCAGGTGGGCAATCCGGTCGGCACCGCGACCGTGGACCGCGCCGCGGCCAAGCCGTCGCAGTGGTGGCTCCGGTGACCGCCGTGGCCGACGACGAGCTCGAACTCGTCCGTGGTACCGCTCGTCAGATTGCGCAGCGTTGCGCGAAAGCAGGTCACGACGCGGACGCGCACGTCACGTGCTGGCAGGCGCTCGTCGAGGCGGGTCTGACCGAGCTGCGCGAGGGGGAGCCCGACAACACGCCGGCGGCACCCGCGGCCATGGCGGCGGCCGTCGTCGAGGAGCTGGCACGGGTGGTGTGCGGTGCACCGCTGCTCGGGCACTTGCTCGCGGCGGAGCTCGCCCGCCTCGGCGGTGTCGTGCTGCCCGCCGGCGAGGCCTGGACCGTCGCGCTCGACGACACGTGGTCCCGTCTCGGGAACGCGGTCGGCTGGGACGCGGCGCGGGCGACCGTCGCGCTGGCGCTGGACGGCGCCGGGACCGGCGGCGTCTCGGTGGTGACCGTCGGCGACCGCGACGTGACGGCGGACCCCACGCGGCGGATCGCCACGTGCGCCGGTCCGACCGGGCAGGGGGCCGAGGCCGGCATCGACACGATCGCGGCGTTCCACGCCTTCGCGCGCACTCTGGTCGCCGCCGATGCCGTCGGTGCCGCCGCCGGTGTGCTCGACGCGGCGCTGGGCTACGTCCAGGAGCGGGTGCAGTTCGGCGTGCCCGTCGGCTCGTTCCAGGCGGTGCAGCACCTGCTCGCCGAGGCCTTCGTGCGGCTGGAGGCCGCCCGCAGCTCGCTGACGTTCGCGACGCGGGCCCTGGATGCGACGCCGCTCGACCCCGCGGCCGCGACGCGGACGTCGCTGGTGGTCAAGGGCTGGACGGGCGACGCGGTCGTCGACGTGGTCGAGGCGGCGGTGCAGGCGTTCGGGGGCATCGCCATCACGTGGGAGCACCCGGCCCACCGGCACCTGCGTCGGGTGCTCGTCGACCGGCAGTCCCTCGGCGCCCCCGCCACCGTCGACCCGTTGCTCCTCGACGCGACGCCGCTCGACGCGGGCTCGACCGACGCGGGCTCGCCCGGCGCGGGCTCGCCCGACGCGACCGAGGGCGTCACGGCCGACGACACGGAGCTCGCCCGCTTCCGCCGGGACCTGCGCCGTTGGCTGCGCGAGCACGGCATCGAGCGGCGCGAGGACGAGGAGCACGCCCGCTTCCTGCAGCGCTGGCACCAGGAGCTGGCCGCCGGCGGCTGGGTCGGCCTGTCGTGGCCGCAGGAGTACGGCGGCCACGGACTGTCCGGCGTGTACGAGGTGGTCGTCAACGAGGAGATCGGACGCGCCGGCGCGCCGGACGCCCCTCGCGTCGGCTACATGGGCCGGGCGCTGCTCACGTGGGGCAGCGAGCAGCAGCGCACGCGCTACCTGCCCGGCCTGCTGCGTGGCGACGACTACTGGTGCCAGGGCTTCAGCGAGCCGGGGGCCGGCTCCGACCTCGCCAACATCTCGACGCGCGCGGTCCGCGACGGTGATCGCTACGTGATCAGCGGGCAGAAGGTGTGGACGAGCTACGGCGAGTTCGCCGACTTCTGCCTGCTGCTGGCGCGGACGTCGTCGGCGGCCGGACAGCCGAAGCACAAGGGCATCTCGGCGTTCGTGCTGCCGATGGACAGCCCGGGGGTGGAGGTCCGGCCCATCCGTGCCATCACCGGGCACTCGGAGTTCTGCGAGATCTTCCTCGACGACGTCGAGCTCGGTGCCGAGCAGCGCATCGGGGCCGAGGGCGACGGCTGGCCGATCGCGATGATGACCGTGTCCTACGAGCGGGGCGCCGCCGACGTCGGTTACCTGTCCAAGTTCGGCGCGGCCCTCGGGGAACTGCGGCGCCTCGTGGGCAAACGGGCCGACGAGCCCACCGTCCGGCTGGAGCTCGGCCGGCTGACGCGGCTGTACACGCTGCTGGGCCAGCACGTCGAGCGCCGTCTCGAGGACCGGCAGCGCACCCAGGCGGTGCCCGGTCCGGAGATGTCGGTGGACAAGGTGCTGATGACGCTCGTCGACCAGTCCCTGCACGCCGGGGCGCTGCGGCTGCTCGGGCCCGGGGCGCTGGCCGGCGGCGATCGCGGCGAGTGGCTCGAGCGCTACTTCTACTCGCGCGCGGCCTCGATCTACGGCGGCAGCCAGCAGATCCAGCTCAACATCATCGCGCAGCGGCTGCTGGGCCTGCCCCACTGACCGCCGCGCGAGGCGGCGCGATCAGAGGACGCTGTACCCCGCGTCGCTGCGCTGGTCGGTCGTGACGGAGCGCAGGCCACGGATCGCCCGCGACGACGCGGCGTCCACGACCCGGTCGCCGAACTCGGCCAGCACCCGGTCCTGCGAGGCGTGCAGGTGCGCCCGCGCGGACCGTTCGGCCCCCGCGGCGTCACCGTCCAGGATGCGGGTCGCGATCCGCCGGTGGGCGTTCAGCACGGTGCGCTGCTCCTGCTTGGTCGGGTAGTGGCCGACCTCGGACGCCTCGTGCGCCCAGGTCTGCTCCTGCGCCGTCCAGATGGTCACCAGGCTGCGGATGAGCAGGCGCGTCGTGACCGGTGTCGTGTACGCGACGACGAGCTCGTGGAAGGTGCGCGAGACCCGGGTGAAGGCCGGGCCGTCCCCGACGGCGGCGGCGCTCAGCTCGAGGTTCTCCTCGAAGCGCGGGCGCAGGACGTCCTTGCGGTCGGCGCGCTGGGCGCAGGCGGCGGCGCTGCGGGGCTCGAGGTCCCGGATGCTCTCGGCCAGGTCGTGCAGGTGCACCTGCTCGCCCTGCAGCGCCATGCCGATCGCGTGCGCCATGGAGCCGCCGTTCGGGCGGTGGACCACCGCGCCGCCCAGCTTGCCGCGACGCACGGTGATCAGGCCCTCGACCTCCAGGATCCGCAATGCCTCCCGCATGGGCGGCGCGCTGACCCCGAACATGACGACGAGGTCCTCCTGCTTGGGCAGCGCGCCCTCGGGGATGCTGCCGTTGAGGATGCGCTCACGCAGCTCGGCCGCGATCGCCTCGGCCAACCGCGGCTGGATGCGGGTGCCCATGGGGCCGAACGGTTCGGACACAACCACTCCGTCGTTTTGGCTGAAAGATTGTGAGACTTTACCGCGTTTCGTCCCGCAGCCGGGGACGCTCAGCGATTGCGCCACACGGGCGGACGTTTCGCGCGGAACGCGGCCATCGCCTCGGCGAAGTCCGCGCTGGCTTGCAGGGCCTCGACGGCGGCCGCGGTGGCGGCCCAGCCGGCGTCCGCCTCGTCGCGACCGAGCGTGTCCAGGGCGCGCAGCGTCTCGCGCTGCGCGATCGGCGCGTGCCGCACGATCTCCGCCGCGAGCCCGAGGGCGCGGTCCAGCGCCTCGCCCGGGGCGGTGACCTCGTTGACGAGCCCCAGCGACCAGGCCCGGCGAGCGTCCAGCCGGCGCCCGGTCAGCAGCAGCTCCCGCGCGACGTTCACCGGCAGCGCCCGCGGCGCCAGGAACAGTGCGCCGCTCGCCGCCACGACGCCGCGCGTCGTCTCGGGCAGGGCGAAGGTGGCGGTCTCGCCGGCCACGACGAGGTCGCAGGCCAGCGCCAGCTCGAAGCCGCCGCCGTACGCGTAGCCCTCGACCGCGGCCACCAGCGGGGTGGTTCGCCGCCGCCGCATCACCCCGTAGGTGCCGCCACGCTCGGTCGGCGCGCCGGGACCCGCGACCAGGTCGGTGCCGGCGCTGAACCCGCCGTCCGAGCCGGTCAGGACACCGGCCCACAGCTCCGGGTCGTCCTGCAGCAGGTTCAGTGCGGCGTCCAGCCCGGCGGTCACCGCCGCGTCGATCGCGTTGCGCTTGGCCGGCCGGCGGATGCGGACGACGAGCACCCGACCCTCGCGGGTCACCTCGACCGGGTC containing:
- a CDS encoding class I adenylate-forming enzyme family protein, giving the protein MNIGLLLDMAAQACAERTAVGSRGSGATFETLHGDALAVAASIAARGADRLVLAAESSEHSPALLFGAAYAGVPFCSVNYRLADDRLRSVLARTAPALVVVDGGTAERVRAVPGLSVVTAAELVHEPAADGGPAAAGDPADPAGDSVAITLFTSGTTGEPKSVLLRHRNLFSYIVGTVELAAAGEDEAALVSVPPYHIAGLAAILSNVYLGRRIVYLPQFDPAAWVESAARERVTHAMIVPTMLGRILDVVEAGDADLGALRHLSYGGGRMPIATIERAMRLLPGVDFVNAYGLTETSSTVALLTPQDHRDALAGDDPAVAARLGSVGRATPGVQVEVRDADGAVLPAGEIGEIHVRGEQVAGEYEGRLALDADGWFATNDLGRLDEAGFLFLEGRADDVIVRGGENLSPGEIEDVLLTHPAVAEAAVIGVPDEEWGESPAAFVVLEPGRTADADELRAWVRGQLRSSRMPSLVVEREALPYSETGKLLRRVLRAEAAAPTSR
- a CDS encoding SDR family NAD(P)-dependent oxidoreductase, which produces MSSTDLFSLAGRSVLLTGATAGLGRRFAQTLGEAGARVALVGRRAELLAEVAGGTPGCVAVPGDLGDVAAVPGLVARAVDAVGDIDVVVNNAAFIAGGVRAEDESVDDITATLNVNLVSPIRIVQELFPTWRDRGAGVIVNVTSIAARAGIARFPQAVYAASKGGMEAITREWAAQWARHGIRANCLAPGFFESEMTGGVIHHEKIQDWILRNTLIPRHGQPADFDGALLFLASEASSYVTGQTVVVDGGWTAH
- a CDS encoding enoyl-CoA hydratase/isomerase family protein — translated: MSSDSQYDTILVDDRDDGVTVVTLNRPDRLNAFDTAMRADFRRLWARVRDDVDVRAVVLRAAGERAFSTGLDVTERTTDNDSPWVDVTAPFAETEDPGHDLSPKRNQVWKPVVAAVRGMCAGGAFYWIAECDIVICSPDATFFDPHVTYGMVAALEPIALSYRMHMSDVLRMSLLGLHERLSAETARSSGLVSEVVAADELDARALQLASAIASQPAAAVEGTVKAIWQSMDAARNQALSTALLYTQVGNPVGTATVDRAAAKPSQWWLR
- a CDS encoding acyl-CoA dehydrogenase family protein, which encodes MTAVADDELELVRGTARQIAQRCAKAGHDADAHVTCWQALVEAGLTELREGEPDNTPAAPAAMAAAVVEELARVVCGAPLLGHLLAAELARLGGVVLPAGEAWTVALDDTWSRLGNAVGWDAARATVALALDGAGTGGVSVVTVGDRDVTADPTRRIATCAGPTGQGAEAGIDTIAAFHAFARTLVAADAVGAAAGVLDAALGYVQERVQFGVPVGSFQAVQHLLAEAFVRLEAARSSLTFATRALDATPLDPAAATRTSLVVKGWTGDAVVDVVEAAVQAFGGIAITWEHPAHRHLRRVLVDRQSLGAPATVDPLLLDATPLDAGSTDAGSPGAGSPDATEGVTADDTELARFRRDLRRWLREHGIERREDEEHARFLQRWHQELAAGGWVGLSWPQEYGGHGLSGVYEVVVNEEIGRAGAPDAPRVGYMGRALLTWGSEQQRTRYLPGLLRGDDYWCQGFSEPGAGSDLANISTRAVRDGDRYVISGQKVWTSYGEFADFCLLLARTSSAAGQPKHKGISAFVLPMDSPGVEVRPIRAITGHSEFCEIFLDDVELGAEQRIGAEGDGWPIAMMTVSYERGAADVGYLSKFGAALGELRRLVGKRADEPTVRLELGRLTRLYTLLGQHVERRLEDRQRTQAVPGPEMSVDKVLMTLVDQSLHAGALRLLGPGALAGGDRGEWLERYFYSRAASIYGGSQQIQLNIIAQRLLGLPH
- a CDS encoding FadR/GntR family transcriptional regulator; this encodes MSEPFGPMGTRIQPRLAEAIAAELRERILNGSIPEGALPKQEDLVVMFGVSAPPMREALRILEVEGLITVRRGKLGGAVVHRPNGGSMAHAIGMALQGEQVHLHDLAESIRDLEPRSAAACAQRADRKDVLRPRFEENLELSAAAVGDGPAFTRVSRTFHELVVAYTTPVTTRLLIRSLVTIWTAQEQTWAHEASEVGHYPTKQEQRTVLNAHRRIATRILDGDAAGAERSARAHLHASQDRVLAEFGDRVVDAASSRAIRGLRSVTTDQRSDAGYSVL
- a CDS encoding enoyl-CoA hydratase-related protein yields the protein MSEGAPADPVEVTREGRVLVVRIRRPAKRNAIDAAVTAGLDAALNLLQDDPELWAGVLTGSDGGFSAGTDLVAGPGAPTERGGTYGVMRRRRTTPLVAAVEGYAYGGGFELALACDLVVAGETATFALPETTRGVVAASGALFLAPRALPVNVARELLLTGRRLDARRAWSLGLVNEVTAPGEALDRALGLAAEIVRHAPIAQRETLRALDTLGRDEADAGWAATAAAVEALQASADFAEAMAAFRAKRPPVWRNR